One region of Carya illinoinensis cultivar Pawnee chromosome 8, C.illinoinensisPawnee_v1, whole genome shotgun sequence genomic DNA includes:
- the LOC122319245 gene encoding growth-regulating factor 1-like isoform X1 — protein sequence MDFGGVGFDGLMGSDSGFSSLASDPETKQKWHGAGLLKQQRSGNSEDDLRSSKLAKTDDFSASKAMLLQQKNALLRSSCTLFSDGQQQQQMLSFSSPKSEVLVAEKNSQNAPLPYLYQASSAYTRNTGYSSGSLDGSSVHGFLAGARGPFTPSQWMELEHQALIYKYITANIPVPSNLLIPIRKSLDSVGFSTFPGGLLRPSTLGWGSFHLGFSNNTDPEPRRCRRTDGKKWRCSRDAVVDQKYCERHMNRGRHRSRKPVEGQTGHAITGTTSSTSSTNSKLMPIASSTSASTVVPSSGGGRGISSSLATAQQQLKNLQHDASNPSVATTNRMFVNKDNMGERMQGQPGLSMLSSASIDQKPKENSFTIQKQQMTYDQPSRNVFGLVTSDSLLNPSHRSPSLMNCSSQEVSDRGGESQQSLRHFIDDWPKAQPDRSAISWPEMGMRSDRTQLSISIPLASSDLISSACSPANEKLTLAPLRLSTPELDPIRMGLGVGSSGVLNEPNQRQANWIPITWETSMGGPLGEVLHSNSSAADCKNSSALNLMTAGWDNSPPVGSSPTGVLQKTAFGSLSNSSAGSSPRAENHKTVLEGAGGQCNDPLGSQLL from the exons ATGGATTTTGGGGGGGTGGGTTTTGATGGATTAATGGGTTCAGACAGTGGTTTTTCTTCTCTTGCGTCAGATCCTGAGACAAAGCAGAAGTGGCACGGAGCTGGATTGCTCAAGCAGCAGAGATCTGGTAACTCTGAAGATGACTTGAGAAGCTCAAAGCTGGCCAAGACTGATGACTTCTCTGCCTCCAAGGCGATGCTGCTTCAGCAGAAAAACGCTTTATTGAGATCTAGTTGCACTCTCTTCTCTGATGGTCAGCAACAACAGCAAATGCTAAGCTTCTCTTCTCCCAAATCAGAAGTTCTTGTGGCGGAAAAGAACTCTCAGAATGCCCCATTGCCCTACCTTTACCAGGCATCATCTGCTTACACTAGAAATACAG GCTATAGCTCCGGGAGCTTGGATGGTTCGAGCGTGCATGGTTTTTTAGCTGGAGCCCGAGGGCCTTTCACTCCATCTCAATGGATGGAGCTAGAACACCAGGCGTTGATCTATAAATACATAACTGCAAATATTCCTGTACCATCTAACCTGCTCATCCCAATTAGAAAATCCCTTGATTCTGTTGGGTTCTCTACTTTTCCAGGGGGGCTTCTGAGACCCAGTACAT TGGGATGGGGTTCTTTCCATCTGGGATTCTCGAACAACACCGACCCCGAGCCCAGAAGGTGTCGTAGAACTGATGGGAAGAAATGGCGGTGTTCACGGGATGCAGTAGTCGATCAAAAATATTGTGAGCGGCACATGAACAGGGGCCGCCATCGTTCAAGAAAGCCTGTGGAAGGCCAAACTGGCCATGCCATCACCGGGACTACCTCCTCCACCAGCAGTACTAACTCAAAGCTGATGCCTATTGCTTCATCCACATCAGCATCGACGGTGGTGCCCAGTAGTGGCGGTGGCCGCGGCATATCCAGCAGCCTCGCCACTGCCCAACAACAACTAAAGAACTTGCAGCACGATGCATCTAATCCTTCTGTGGCCACCACCAACAG GATGTTTGTCAACAAAGACAATATGGGTGAAAGAATGCAAGGTCAACCAGGCCTCTCCATGCTATCTTCGGCCTCCATTGACCAGAAACCGAAAGAAAACTCATTCACGATTCAGAAACAGCAAATGACATACGATCAACCCTCTAGAAATGTGTTTGGGCTAGTCACTTCTGATTCCCTCCTCAATCCTTCTCATAGAAGCCCCAGTCTAATGAACTGTTCATCGCAGGAGGTCAGTGACAGAGGAGGTGAATCACAACAATCTCTTCGTCATTTCATTGATGACTGGCCAAAAGCCCAACCTGATCGTTCGGCCATTTCTTGGCCTGAGATGGGCATGCGATCAGACAGGACCCAGCTTTCAATTTCAATCCCCTTGGCTTCCTCAGACTTGATCTCGTCCGCTTGTTCTCCAGCCAATGAGAAACTCACGCTAGCTCCACTCAGACTGTCAACGCCCGAGTTAGACCCGATAAGGATGGGTTTGGGAGTGGGTAGTAGCGGAGTCCTCAATGAACCAAACCAAAGGCAAGCAAACTGGATTCCTATCACATGGGAAACTTCCATGGGAGGTCCTCTTGGAGAAGTCTTGCATAGTAATAGCAGTGCAGCGGACTGCAAGAACTCATCTGCACTGAACCTTATGACTGCGGGCTGGGACAATAGCCCTCCTGTAGGATCATCTCCAACTGGGGTCCTACAAAAGACAGCTTTTGGGTCTCTTTCTAACAGCAGTGCTGGGAGCAGCCCGAGAGCCGAGAATCACAAGACAGTACTGGAAGGAGCTGGTGGTCAGTGTAATGACCCCCTTGGCTCTCAACTCCTGTGA
- the LOC122319245 gene encoding growth-regulating factor 6-like isoform X2 yields MDFGGVGFDGLMGSDSGFSSLASDPETKQKWHGAGLLKQQRSGNSEDDLRSSKLAKTDDFSASKAMLLQQKNALLRSSCTLFSDGQQQQQMLSFSSPKSEVLVAEKNSQNAPLPYLYQASSAYTRNTGYSSGSLDGSSVHGFLAGARGPFTPSQWMELEHQALIYKYITANIPVPSNLLIPIRKSLDSVGFSTFPGGLLRPSTLGWGSFHLGFSNNTDPEPRRCRRTDGKKWRCSRDAVVDQKYCERHMNRGRHRSRKPVEGQTGHAITGTTSSTSSTNSKLMPIASSTSASTVVPSSGGGRGISSSLATAQQQLKNLQHDASNPSVATTNRMFVNKDNMGERMQGQPGLSMLSSASIDQKPKENSFTIQKQQMTYDQPSRNEVSDRGGESQQSLRHFIDDWPKAQPDRSAISWPEMGMRSDRTQLSISIPLASSDLISSACSPANEKLTLAPLRLSTPELDPIRMGLGVGSSGVLNEPNQRQANWIPITWETSMGGPLGEVLHSNSSAADCKNSSALNLMTAGWDNSPPVGSSPTGVLQKTAFGSLSNSSAGSSPRAENHKTVLEGAGGQCNDPLGSQLL; encoded by the exons ATGGATTTTGGGGGGGTGGGTTTTGATGGATTAATGGGTTCAGACAGTGGTTTTTCTTCTCTTGCGTCAGATCCTGAGACAAAGCAGAAGTGGCACGGAGCTGGATTGCTCAAGCAGCAGAGATCTGGTAACTCTGAAGATGACTTGAGAAGCTCAAAGCTGGCCAAGACTGATGACTTCTCTGCCTCCAAGGCGATGCTGCTTCAGCAGAAAAACGCTTTATTGAGATCTAGTTGCACTCTCTTCTCTGATGGTCAGCAACAACAGCAAATGCTAAGCTTCTCTTCTCCCAAATCAGAAGTTCTTGTGGCGGAAAAGAACTCTCAGAATGCCCCATTGCCCTACCTTTACCAGGCATCATCTGCTTACACTAGAAATACAG GCTATAGCTCCGGGAGCTTGGATGGTTCGAGCGTGCATGGTTTTTTAGCTGGAGCCCGAGGGCCTTTCACTCCATCTCAATGGATGGAGCTAGAACACCAGGCGTTGATCTATAAATACATAACTGCAAATATTCCTGTACCATCTAACCTGCTCATCCCAATTAGAAAATCCCTTGATTCTGTTGGGTTCTCTACTTTTCCAGGGGGGCTTCTGAGACCCAGTACAT TGGGATGGGGTTCTTTCCATCTGGGATTCTCGAACAACACCGACCCCGAGCCCAGAAGGTGTCGTAGAACTGATGGGAAGAAATGGCGGTGTTCACGGGATGCAGTAGTCGATCAAAAATATTGTGAGCGGCACATGAACAGGGGCCGCCATCGTTCAAGAAAGCCTGTGGAAGGCCAAACTGGCCATGCCATCACCGGGACTACCTCCTCCACCAGCAGTACTAACTCAAAGCTGATGCCTATTGCTTCATCCACATCAGCATCGACGGTGGTGCCCAGTAGTGGCGGTGGCCGCGGCATATCCAGCAGCCTCGCCACTGCCCAACAACAACTAAAGAACTTGCAGCACGATGCATCTAATCCTTCTGTGGCCACCACCAACAG GATGTTTGTCAACAAAGACAATATGGGTGAAAGAATGCAAGGTCAACCAGGCCTCTCCATGCTATCTTCGGCCTCCATTGACCAGAAACCGAAAGAAAACTCATTCACGATTCAGAAACAGCAAATGACATACGATCAACCCTCTAGAAAT GAGGTCAGTGACAGAGGAGGTGAATCACAACAATCTCTTCGTCATTTCATTGATGACTGGCCAAAAGCCCAACCTGATCGTTCGGCCATTTCTTGGCCTGAGATGGGCATGCGATCAGACAGGACCCAGCTTTCAATTTCAATCCCCTTGGCTTCCTCAGACTTGATCTCGTCCGCTTGTTCTCCAGCCAATGAGAAACTCACGCTAGCTCCACTCAGACTGTCAACGCCCGAGTTAGACCCGATAAGGATGGGTTTGGGAGTGGGTAGTAGCGGAGTCCTCAATGAACCAAACCAAAGGCAAGCAAACTGGATTCCTATCACATGGGAAACTTCCATGGGAGGTCCTCTTGGAGAAGTCTTGCATAGTAATAGCAGTGCAGCGGACTGCAAGAACTCATCTGCACTGAACCTTATGACTGCGGGCTGGGACAATAGCCCTCCTGTAGGATCATCTCCAACTGGGGTCCTACAAAAGACAGCTTTTGGGTCTCTTTCTAACAGCAGTGCTGGGAGCAGCCCGAGAGCCGAGAATCACAAGACAGTACTGGAAGGAGCTGGTGGTCAGTGTAATGACCCCCTTGGCTCTCAACTCCTGTGA